The genomic region CTTTTATGGGAGATACGATACAGAGATTGAAATGCCAATCCCAAAACTAGAAATTCGTTCTGCGAGAATAGAAGACGAGTCTTTTAGTGAAAATCAAATAAACAATCAAGAACCAGATGGATATATGGGTTATGAGGACAAATTCGCGTATGCCGTTAGTGACTTAATGCTAGATGACACAGTAGATACAGGGATTTTTACAACGGCAAAGAAGGTCCTGTTTGATGGGTACAACGTGTACTGGTTTGTTACCGAAGTAGATGGATTTATTTATTCCATTAACTTTAATATCGCAGAAGATGCTCCTGGAGAAATTCTTGATACATTTTTGAACGATGTCGTTGCTACTTTTGAATTGAAAGAAGGATGAGTATGAATCTAACTATTACAAAACTGAAAGCAGAAGATGAAGAGTCACTCTATCAATTTGAACTAGAAAACCGTACTTATTTTGAAGAAATGATTCCTGGTCGTGGAGATGATTATTATGTTTATCGCGAATTCAGAAGAAATCACCGCACATTATTACAAGAGCAGGAAGAGAACGGGTCGTACTTCTATTTACTAAAGAATGACCAGGCAGAAATCGTTGGCCGCATTAATCTTGTTGATCTGAATGAACAAGGGGTTGGATCGCTTGGCTATCGGATTGGAAAAAGATTTGTTGGGCAAGGTGCTGCTACACAGGCAATTAAGCTTTTATTCAAAGAATTAACCAATCTTCCACAAGTGCGTGTGATTGAAGCCAAAACGACCACCAATCATCTCTCATCTCAAAAAGTATTAATGAACAATGGCTTTGAAAAAGTAGGTGTTACTAGCGAAACCTATCGCAATGCTTCAGGTGAAGAATGGCCATTTGTTCATTTTAGAAAAGAGGTTTGTGAGAAATAGGTGTTGATAAATTAATAAGTGATGACGGCTTCCCGTACTCCATAGACGCATCAATAATTGTCTCTAAAGCTCCAACGGAAGTCGTCACTACTTTAATTAGGTAATCAAATTGTCCGGCAAGTCGTGAACACTCTACAATATCGGGTTGGTCTCTACAAAATTGCACAAAAGGTTTACACCTCGTTGTATTGTAAAGAATATGTGCGGTGATAGGTCTGCCTACTTTTTCTGCATTAATCACCGCTCTGTACCCCGTAATAATCTGCTTATCCTCTAGCTTTTTGACTCGTTCATTTGTGGCTGGATTGGATAGGCCTATTTTTTTTGCTAGTTCTGTAATTGAAAGACGCCCGTCCTCCTGTAAAAAACGTAGAATGAATGTATCGATTTCATCCATTTAAAACCCCTCCTTAAAATTGAAAGCAATGATTCGTTATTTACAAGAATTTTAAAGTATTTTAGAAGAACAAGCTATGATTTCTTATTAAATATAGACGGAGGTCTCTTTATACTAATGTAGAAGTGAAAAATTGATTGAAGGTAGGGTGGGGTAATCATGAACAAAGCACTGATTGTTATTGATGTTCAGAAGGCCTTTGAACACGGAGCTTGGGGAGAAAGAAATAATCTGCAGGCTGAAGAAAATATCTTAAGACTTGTGGAGAAGTGTCGTACGCAAAACCAAATGATTATTTTTGTCCAGCATACTTCAACGAATCCTAAATCTCATTTTTATATCGAGGATGAGTGTGTGAAATTCAAGGATTATATGAAACCACTTAAAGATGAAGTGGTTATTCAGAAACAAGTAAATAGTGCGTTTATCGGAACGGATTTAGAGAAGATTTTACACGAAAATAAGGTCGATGAGGTGGTCATCGTAGGATTAACCACTCCACACTGTGTCTCGACTACCACAAGAATGAGCGCGAATCTCGGCTTTAAAACAACTTTAATATCAGATGCCACAGCAGCTTTTGAGTTAACGGACCAAAATGGAATAACGTATGATGCCAAAACCATTCATCAAGTGTCGCTTGCTACATTACATGAGGAATTTGCGGAAGTGAGGACGACGGAGGAATGGTTAGGCGAGAATTGAAGAAAGAGTGGAGTACATCGGAAAGAGAGGAAATACATCGGGAAGAAGACCTGTTACATAGGGTAGAGAAGAAATACATCCGCAACCTCCAAACGAGATCAACAAAAAACCCCCTCTCCCAAGGGGGCTACGCTACTTTAAACTTTCGACGAGGACAATACACTTTTAAATTCCTCTGTCAAAAGGGGCACTACTTCAAATAAATCGCCTACGATTCCATAGTCAGCAAGCTTAAAGATAGGTGCTTCGGGATCTTTGTTAATGGCGATGATTAATCGGGATTGGCTCATTCCAGCTACATGCTGAATGGCACCGCTGATTCCGCACGCAATGTAAATCTCTGGTGTGACAACTTTTCCCGTTTGACCAATTTGCAAAGCGTAATCACAGTATTCGGCATCACAAGCGCCTCGGGAGGCACCAACTGCTCCGCCCAAAACTTGAGCAAGCTCTTCTAGTGGTTTGAAGCCATCTGAACTTTTTACTCCGCGACCACCGGCGATGACAACTTTGGCTTCGGCGAGGTCGATTTTTCCGGTTGATTTCTGAACGACGTTTTTAATTACGGTTCGCAACGAATCTGGTTGCTTGTATTCGATTTCCACGTGTGTAGCGGTATTCTCTGATGTTTCTGCTGCTGGAATATTGTTTGGTCTAATGGTAAGAACCCATGGTGTGCTGCGAAATGTCTTTTGTTCAAAGGCTTTTCCGGCGTAAATGGGTCGCGTGTACAGCACCTGGTCTGCTGTTTGCTCAATCGCCGTGACATCTGATATTTGTCCGGCATCAAGGTTTGCTGAAATGATAGGGGAGAGATCACGGCCGATGGTGGTATGGCCAAAAATAATGCCTTCAGCTCCGGATTGCTCAATAATCTGTGTTAATACTTTTGCATAAATCTCAGGGTTGTAGTGTTTGCAGTCTTCATGATCCACTGAATAAATAGTCGTTACGCCGCTTGAGCTCAATTGCTCGGTTATATCATGTAGCTCATGCCCAATTAAGGCTAAATGAATAGGTGTTTCATCTAATGACGACTGTCTGGCTGCTTCAATGGCTTCGTACGTAACCTGTTTGATACTTCCATCTCGATGCTCGGCAACTACCAGTATGCTTGTTGTCATATTGATTACCTCCTCCATTTTCTAGTTAAAAATATTAGATTTGCTTCTTAACTGTGATACCAGTTCTTTTACTTGTTCTCCGGGTTCACCTGTAAGCTTCTGTCCTGCCTGCCTCTTCTCGGGTAACGATAGCTCTATACGTGAGGTTTTAGGTGAAAGTTCATCATCTGATACGTTGAGATCATCAAGTGTTAGAGTGGTAAATGGTTTTTTCTTTGCTTTCATAATGCCCGGTA from Alkalicoccobacillus plakortidis harbors:
- a CDS encoding GNAT family N-acetyltransferase, whose translation is MNLTITKLKAEDEESLYQFELENRTYFEEMIPGRGDDYYVYREFRRNHRTLLQEQEENGSYFYLLKNDQAEIVGRINLVDLNEQGVGSLGYRIGKRFVGQGAATQAIKLLFKELTNLPQVRVIEAKTTTNHLSSQKVLMNNGFEKVGVTSETYRNASGEEWPFVHFRKEVCEK
- a CDS encoding Lrp/AsnC family transcriptional regulator, producing MDEIDTFILRFLQEDGRLSITELAKKIGLSNPATNERVKKLEDKQIITGYRAVINAEKVGRPITAHILYNTTRCKPFVQFCRDQPDIVECSRLAGQFDYLIKVVTTSVGALETIIDASMEYGKPSSLINLSTPISHKPLF
- a CDS encoding cysteine hydrolase family protein, which produces MNKALIVIDVQKAFEHGAWGERNNLQAEENILRLVEKCRTQNQMIIFVQHTSTNPKSHFYIEDECVKFKDYMKPLKDEVVIQKQVNSAFIGTDLEKILHENKVDEVVIVGLTTPHCVSTTTRMSANLGFKTTLISDATAAFELTDQNGITYDAKTIHQVSLATLHEEFAEVRTTEEWLGEN
- a CDS encoding electron transfer flavoprotein subunit alpha/FixB family protein, which produces MTTSILVVAEHRDGSIKQVTYEAIEAARQSSLDETPIHLALIGHELHDITEQLSSSGVTTIYSVDHEDCKHYNPEIYAKVLTQIIEQSGAEGIIFGHTTIGRDLSPIISANLDAGQISDVTAIEQTADQVLYTRPIYAGKAFEQKTFRSTPWVLTIRPNNIPAAETSENTATHVEIEYKQPDSLRTVIKNVVQKSTGKIDLAEAKVVIAGGRGVKSSDGFKPLEELAQVLGGAVGASRGACDAEYCDYALQIGQTGKVVTPEIYIACGISGAIQHVAGMSQSRLIIAINKDPEAPIFKLADYGIVGDLFEVVPLLTEEFKSVLSSSKV